In a genomic window of Erigeron canadensis isolate Cc75 chromosome 5, C_canadensis_v1, whole genome shotgun sequence:
- the LOC122600111 gene encoding uncharacterized protein LOC122600111, which produces MDPKSVDLGTDHVVNISMSQEQDVNNNHDILSMSQEYVICLEKEINDLNTATQEPETNDADANTSVEAPTCERKACNSLTSEAYMEFGVPLYEAAITGDWEAAKVLLDRRPELVRFAITQHGDTMLHAAVRAEATEQSVSFMENLVEMMEIEDLEIENDRGELAYEIAAIKGNIHMFKVIVNKHKDLLSKFPEKTEGALHLSAINGHHDMSLHFYNVVEETPLWFWGDGDRCIFFLNCLHGGLFGIALKVLEGHPIIGTSFKTCFTALDHLARRPDRVNRIETDTYMIWRIADSIPAFFHVKKKSPNERDNQALELVRRLLKLYLISFQHEDIVGNIVALYEYGDLGMGMNPFGLLFTATEKDNTRFVIELVKLFPSIIYETKDGGISIFHIAIKHRNKDIYNLLYETGLHNGPLVNWVDNKHNNLLHLVAMTSNDKAKLQTVSGASLLMQRELLWYKEIEKLVPPGFRSAMNDDGKTPYELFSENNQELVSKGMKWTRDCMVVATLIITVAFAVAFTVPGGYNQETGIPILDHDTSFLVFIIADAFSLFTSSTSLLVFLSILTSPYDQRDFLYAMPGKLMIGLVALFMSVAAMMVTFAASFFVIYKNTYKWLPILISIFAATPVIIFAALQYPFVMDMYRSMFDSRYLFNTRKRVLYTKNKRL; this is translated from the exons ATGGATCCCAAAAGTGTAGACTTGGGTACTGACCATGTCGTCAATATTAGTATGAGCCAAGAGCAAGATGTTAACAATAATCATGACATTTTGTCCATGAGCCAGGAGTACGTGATCTGTCTAGAAAAAGAAATCAATGACCTGAATACCGCGACCCAGGAGCCTGAAACTAACGACGCGGATGCAAATACTTCCGTAGAGGCACCAACATGCGAAAGAAAGGCTTGTAACAGTCTAACCAGTG AAGCGTATATGGAATTTGGTGTTCCGTTGTATGAAGCAGCAATCACTGGGGATTGGGAAGCTGCAAAGGTCCTCCTCGACAGACGTCCGGAGTTAGTACGGTTCGCTATCACTCAACATGGTGACACAATGCTTCACGCTGCAGTAAGAGCTGAAGCTACCGAGCAGAGTGTAAGTTTCATGGAAAATCTAGTTGAAATGATGGAAATTGAGGACTTGGAAATTGAGAATGACCGTGGCGAATTGGCTTACGAGATTGCAGCTATAAAAGGAAATATTCATATGTTTAAGGTCATAGTGAATAAGCACAAAGACCTATTGAGCAAATTCCCTGAGAAAACTGAGGGGGCACTGCATTTAAGTGCTATAAATGGACATCATGACATGTCGTTGCATTTCTATAATGTTGTTGAGGAGACGCCCCTTTGGTTTTGGGGAGACGGTGACCGGTGtatttttttcttgaattgCCTTCATGGTGGTTTGTTTG GTATTGCATTGAAAGTCTTGGAGGGCCACCCGATTATTGGTACTAGTTTCAAGACTTGTTTTACTGCACTAGATCATTTGGCTCGAAGGCCTGATAGAGTTAATAGAATTGAAACTGATACATATATGATTTGGAGAATTGCGGATTCAA ttCCTGCTTTCTTTCATGTGAAGAAAAAGTCTCCCAATGAAAGGGATAATCAAGCTTTGGAATTAGTAAGACGCCTTTTGAAATTGTATCTCATATCCTTTCAACATGAAGATATAGTCGGAAATATCGTAGCTTTGTACGAATATGGTGATTTAGGAATGGGTATGAATCCTTTTGGACTATTATTTACTGCCACAGAAAAGGACAACACCAGATTTGTAATTGAGCTGGTTAAGTTGTTTCCCAGTATCATATACGAGACAAAAGATGGTGGCATAAGTATATTTCACATTGCTATTAAGCACCGGAACAAAGATATATACAATCTATTGTACGAGACAGGCTTACACAATGGTCCACTAGTTAACTGGGTAGATAATAAGCACAACAATCTTCTTCATTTAGTCGCGATGACCTCAAACGATAAAGCAAAACTTCAGACGGTCTCTGGAGCATCTCTACTAATGCAACGAGAGTTACTGTGGTATAAG GAGATAGAAAAGTTGGTGCCGCCTGGGTTTAGAAGTGCAATGAACGATGATGGTAAAACGCCCTATGAGTTATTCTCAGAGAATAATCAAGAGTTAGTTTCCAAAGGCATGAAATGGACAAGAGATTGCATGGTGGTTGCCACTCTAATAATCACCGTAGCATTTGCAGTTGCTTTCACAGTTCCTGGTGGCTACAACCAAGAGACTGGGATTCCTATCTTGGATCATGACACTAGTTTCTTGGTTTTCATAATAGCAGACGCATTTTCCTTATTCACTTCATCAACTTCACTCCTAGTGTTCTTGTCTATCCTTACATCTCCTTATGATCAACGTGATTTCTTGTATGCAATGCCTGGGAAGCTGATGATAGGTCTTGTGGCACTATTTATGTCTGTAGCGGCCATGATGGTCACCTTTGCTGCCAGCTTCTTTGTGATTTACAAAAACACATACAAATGGCTACCAATCCTTATCAGTATATTTGCAGCTACACCGGTCATCATATTTGCTGCATTACAATATCCTTTTGTGATGGATATGTATCGTTCCATGTTTGATTCTAGGTACCTGTTTAATACCAGGAAACGTGTACTTTACACCAAAAACAAGAGGTTGTAA